In the genome of Bradyrhizobium sp. CIAT3101, one region contains:
- a CDS encoding branched-chain amino acid ABC transporter permease, whose amino-acid sequence MTSILTNLFDGVAYGMLLFVLACGLAVTLGLMNFVNLAHGAFAMAGGYVCMVLVNRMGWPFFAALPLAFVSAAAIGIALERTLYRHLYARSHLDQVLFTIGLTFMSVAAVDYIQGSSRVFINLPAALQGQFDLFGVGIGRYRLMIIVICGLLTIGLQMVLAKTRFGSRLRAAVDDPRAASGLGINVPQVFAFTFAFGCGLAGLGGALSAEILGLDPYFPLKFMIYFLIVVTVGGSSSITGPFLASLLLGIGDVAGKYYVPKMGPFVIYTMMIVILIWRPNGLFGRTAAR is encoded by the coding sequence ATGACCTCAATCCTCACCAACCTGTTCGATGGCGTTGCCTACGGCATGCTGCTGTTCGTGCTGGCCTGCGGGCTCGCGGTTACGCTCGGCCTGATGAACTTCGTCAATCTCGCTCATGGCGCCTTCGCCATGGCCGGCGGCTATGTCTGCATGGTGCTGGTCAACAGGATGGGGTGGCCGTTCTTCGCCGCGCTGCCGCTCGCCTTTGTCTCCGCGGCCGCGATCGGAATTGCGCTCGAGCGGACGCTCTATCGCCATCTCTATGCGCGCAGTCATCTCGACCAGGTGCTGTTCACGATCGGACTGACGTTTATGTCGGTCGCGGCCGTCGACTACATCCAGGGCTCGTCTCGGGTCTTCATCAACCTGCCGGCCGCGCTGCAGGGCCAGTTCGACCTGTTCGGCGTCGGCATCGGCCGCTACCGGCTGATGATCATCGTGATCTGCGGCCTGCTGACCATCGGTCTCCAGATGGTGCTGGCCAAGACCCGTTTCGGCAGCCGCCTGCGCGCCGCCGTCGATGATCCCCGCGCCGCGAGCGGCCTCGGTATCAACGTGCCGCAGGTGTTCGCCTTCACCTTCGCCTTCGGATGCGGCCTTGCAGGCCTCGGTGGCGCCCTGAGCGCCGAGATCCTCGGCCTCGATCCGTATTTCCCGCTGAAATTCATGATCTACTTCTTGATCGTGGTCACCGTCGGCGGCTCGTCCTCGATCACCGGACCGTTTTTGGCCTCGCTGCTGCTCGGCATCGGCGACGTCGCCGGCAAATATTACGTGCCGAAGATGGGGCCCTTCGTGATCTACACCATGATGATCGTGATCCTGATCTGGCGCCCGAACGGCCTGTTCGGCCGCACGGCCGCGCGTTGA
- a CDS encoding branched-chain amino acid ABC transporter permease encodes MNASSDVGYHAQRQARWHYGEAAFWLVVLACGFLFPTRYLIMTDILRLALFAMSLDLILGYAGIVSLGHAAFFGVGAYAAGLLALHGIINEPVLALIAAGLAAMVLGFATSFLVIRGVDLTRLMVTLGIALLLEALAERFSNITGGTDGLQGIEMQPILGEIPFDMFGKAGFFYSLAVLFVLFLLARRIVHSPFGLSLRAIKNNPLRAAAIGIPVNRRLIAIYTLAAFYAGIAGALFTQTTAIASLDVFAFDRSADLMLVLVIGGTGYLYGGLIGAVIFRMLQEVFSTITPQYWQFWIGLVLVVIVLVGRQRLHRWVLYVPNLIIKQVAGRKAVVAVPESDS; translated from the coding sequence ATGAACGCTTCTTCCGACGTCGGTTATCACGCCCAACGGCAGGCGCGCTGGCACTATGGCGAGGCTGCCTTCTGGCTCGTCGTGCTCGCGTGCGGCTTCCTGTTTCCCACGCGCTATCTGATCATGACCGACATCCTGCGGCTGGCGCTGTTCGCGATGTCGCTCGATCTCATCCTCGGCTATGCCGGCATCGTCTCGCTCGGCCACGCCGCCTTCTTCGGCGTCGGCGCCTATGCCGCGGGATTGCTGGCGCTTCACGGCATCATCAATGAGCCGGTGCTGGCGCTGATCGCGGCGGGTCTCGCCGCAATGGTGCTCGGCTTTGCCACCAGCTTCCTGGTGATCCGCGGCGTCGACCTGACCCGATTGATGGTCACGCTCGGCATCGCGCTGCTGCTGGAGGCGCTCGCCGAGCGTTTCTCCAACATCACCGGCGGTACCGACGGCCTGCAGGGCATCGAGATGCAGCCCATCCTCGGCGAGATCCCGTTCGACATGTTCGGCAAGGCCGGCTTCTTCTATTCGCTGGCCGTGCTGTTCGTACTGTTCCTGCTCGCCCGTCGCATCGTGCATTCGCCGTTCGGCCTGTCGCTGCGTGCGATCAAGAACAACCCGCTCCGCGCCGCTGCCATCGGCATTCCCGTCAACCGCCGCCTGATCGCGATCTACACACTCGCGGCGTTCTATGCGGGTATCGCAGGCGCGCTGTTCACCCAGACCACGGCGATCGCCTCGCTCGATGTGTTCGCCTTCGACCGCTCGGCCGACCTGATGCTGGTGCTCGTCATCGGCGGCACCGGCTATCTCTATGGCGGGCTGATCGGCGCGGTGATCTTCCGCATGCTCCAGGAAGTGTTCTCCACCATCACCCCGCAATACTGGCAGTTCTGGATCGGCCTCGTGCTGGTCGTGATCGTGCTGGTCGGCCGCCAGCGTCTGCATCGCTGGGTGCTTTATGTGCCGAACCTGATCATCAAGCAGGTCGCCGGACGAAAAGCCGTCGTCGCCGTGCCGGAGAGCGATTCATGA
- a CDS encoding ABC transporter ATP-binding protein, with the protein MTIALETQNLEKTFGGLRVTRDLSLKIEQGARHALIGPNGAGKTTVINQLTGVLKPNSGRILLEGQDITDLPVHKRVLRGLSRTFQINQLYPDLTPLETIGLAVSERLGHGGDWWRRMGTRSDVNGEIADLLTRFHLLDVMNEETVTLPYGKQRLLEIAVAIAAKPRVLLLDEPAAGVPESERHDILAVVGSLPRDVTVLLIEHDMDLVFSFADRISVLVSGALLTEGPPDQVARDPQVKAVYLGEEAVNV; encoded by the coding sequence ATGACCATCGCGCTCGAAACCCAGAATCTCGAAAAGACCTTCGGCGGCCTCCGCGTCACCCGCGACCTGTCGCTGAAGATCGAGCAGGGCGCCCGCCATGCGCTGATCGGTCCGAACGGTGCTGGCAAGACCACGGTGATCAATCAGCTCACCGGCGTGCTCAAGCCGAACTCGGGCCGTATCCTGCTCGAAGGCCAGGACATCACCGATCTGCCCGTGCACAAGCGCGTGCTGCGGGGCCTGTCGCGTACCTTCCAGATCAATCAGCTCTATCCTGATCTCACCCCGCTCGAGACCATCGGCCTTGCCGTCTCCGAACGCCTCGGCCATGGCGGCGACTGGTGGCGGCGGATGGGCACGCGGAGCGACGTCAACGGCGAGATTGCCGATCTCCTGACGCGCTTCCATCTGCTCGACGTCATGAACGAAGAGACCGTGACGCTGCCCTACGGCAAGCAGCGCCTGCTCGAGATCGCGGTCGCGATCGCCGCCAAGCCGCGGGTGCTGCTGCTCGACGAACCCGCCGCCGGCGTGCCCGAAAGCGAGCGGCACGACATCCTTGCCGTCGTAGGTAGCCTGCCGCGCGACGTGACCGTGCTCTTGATCGAGCACGACATGGATCTCGTGTTCTCGTTCGCCGACCGTATCTCTGTGCTGGTCTCCGGTGCGCTGCTGACTGAAGGCCCGCCCGACCAGGTCGCGCGCGATCCGCAGGTGAAGGCGGTCTATCTCGGCGAGGAGGCGGTCAATGTCTGA
- a CDS encoding ABC transporter substrate-binding protein, with protein sequence MFERKLFTQTVSWAAAVAAIAGLAAVAPAKAEDTVKVGLILPMTGGQASTGKQIENAIKLYMQQKGDTVAGKKIEIIVKDDAAIPDKTKTAAQELIVNDKVNFIGGFGVTPAALAAAPLATQAKIPEVVMAAGTSIITERSPYIVRTSFTLAQSSTIIGDWAVKNGIKKVATLTSDYAPGNDALNFFKEHFTAGGGEVVEEVKTPLANPDFAPFLQRMKDAKPDAIFVFVPAGQGGNFMKQYAERGLDKAGIKVIGPGDVTDDDLLNNMGDAVLGTVTAHIYSAAHPSPMNKDFVAAYKKAFGTRPGFMAVSGYDGIHLIYEALKKTNGDTDGTKLIEAMKGQKWESPRGPISIDPETRDIIQNVYIRKVEKVDGELYNVEFATFEAVKDLGKTKK encoded by the coding sequence ATGTTCGAACGCAAACTATTTACGCAAACGGTCTCTTGGGCGGCCGCGGTTGCCGCCATCGCGGGCCTTGCGGCTGTCGCGCCGGCCAAGGCGGAAGACACCGTCAAGGTCGGCCTGATTCTGCCGATGACCGGCGGGCAGGCCTCGACCGGCAAGCAGATCGAGAACGCGATCAAGCTCTACATGCAGCAGAAGGGCGACACCGTCGCCGGCAAGAAGATCGAGATCATCGTCAAGGACGATGCTGCGATCCCGGATAAAACCAAGACCGCCGCGCAGGAGCTGATCGTCAACGACAAGGTCAATTTCATCGGCGGCTTCGGCGTGACCCCGGCGGCGCTCGCGGCTGCGCCGCTGGCGACGCAGGCCAAGATCCCGGAAGTCGTGATGGCGGCCGGCACCTCGATCATCACCGAGCGCTCGCCCTATATCGTGCGCACCAGCTTCACGCTCGCGCAGTCCTCGACCATCATCGGCGACTGGGCCGTGAAGAACGGCATCAAGAAGGTGGCGACGCTGACCTCGGACTACGCGCCGGGCAATGACGCGCTCAACTTCTTCAAGGAGCACTTCACCGCTGGTGGCGGCGAGGTGGTCGAGGAGGTCAAGACGCCGCTCGCCAATCCCGACTTCGCGCCGTTCCTGCAGCGCATGAAGGATGCCAAGCCCGACGCGATCTTCGTGTTCGTGCCGGCGGGCCAGGGCGGCAACTTCATGAAGCAATATGCCGAGCGCGGCCTCGACAAGGCCGGCATCAAGGTGATCGGGCCGGGCGACGTCACCGACGACGACCTGCTCAACAACATGGGCGACGCCGTTCTCGGCACCGTGACCGCGCACATCTATTCGGCGGCGCATCCCTCGCCGATGAACAAGGACTTCGTCGCCGCCTACAAGAAGGCGTTCGGCACGCGTCCCGGCTTCATGGCGGTGAGCGGCTATGACGGCATTCACCTGATCTACGAGGCGCTGAAGAAGACCAATGGCGACACCGACGGCACCAAGCTGATCGAAGCCATGAAGGGTCAGAAGTGGGAGAGCCCGCGCGGTCCGATCTCGATCGACCCGGAAACGCGCGACATCATCCAGAACGTCTATATCCGCAAGGTCGAGAAGGTCGACGGCGAGCTCTACAACGTCGAGTTCGCGACCTTCGAGGCCGTGAAGGATCTCGGCAAGACCAAGAAGTGA
- a CDS encoding NAD-dependent epimerase/dehydratase family protein has translation MSTTGLLPPRSEVSFRRGSDAALWGVRIWITQDMIDGMSSADEKRCLVIGATGLVGGHILRLLLQSGQRPLALSRSRKSAADVDWYCGDLAKPEALNFPPFTTLYCTADAILLADALPHIFDPSLKRIVVFSSTSVMTKRDSEVAEERELLGRLAEAEDKIAQACARNDVEWTILRPTLIYDPGRDTNITPLSRLIRRFGFMPLVGGGSGLRQPVHAEDLAIGAIAAASTASAANKFYSLPGGETLTYRDMIGRIFEGMGLPRRTISIPASLWKAAFVFAKPLFPGANVAMGTRMTKDMIFDSKPASQDFGWKPRTFHPLFDQSPVKKPS, from the coding sequence GTGAGCACTACCGGCTTGCTGCCGCCGCGGAGCGAGGTGAGCTTCCGGCGCGGCAGTGACGCTGCCCTTTGGGGCGTGCGAATCTGGATCACTCAAGACATGATTGATGGAATGAGTTCGGCGGACGAAAAAAGGTGCCTGGTCATTGGCGCCACAGGGTTGGTCGGCGGCCATATTCTCCGGCTGCTGCTGCAGAGCGGACAACGGCCGCTTGCCCTCTCCAGATCACGCAAGAGCGCGGCAGATGTCGACTGGTATTGCGGTGACCTGGCGAAGCCTGAAGCCCTGAACTTCCCGCCGTTCACGACCCTCTACTGCACGGCCGATGCTATTCTGTTGGCGGACGCCCTTCCCCATATCTTCGATCCTTCGCTGAAGCGTATCGTCGTATTCAGCTCCACCAGTGTCATGACCAAGCGAGATAGCGAGGTCGCCGAAGAGCGCGAGTTGTTGGGCAGGCTCGCCGAGGCCGAAGACAAAATCGCGCAGGCTTGCGCACGCAACGATGTCGAATGGACGATCCTGCGTCCGACATTGATCTACGACCCTGGCCGCGACACCAATATCACGCCGCTTTCGCGCCTCATCCGACGATTTGGCTTCATGCCGCTGGTCGGCGGCGGCTCGGGTCTCCGACAGCCGGTGCATGCCGAGGATCTGGCCATCGGCGCCATCGCAGCCGCATCAACCGCGTCGGCTGCGAACAAGTTCTATTCCCTCCCCGGCGGCGAGACGCTGACCTATCGTGACATGATCGGTCGGATTTTCGAAGGAATGGGGCTACCTCGGCGAACCATTTCGATTCCCGCGTCCCTGTGGAAGGCCGCCTTCGTTTTCGCGAAACCACTCTTTCCAGGTGCGAACGTGGCGATGGGCACGCGCATGACGAAAGACATGATTTTCGATTCGAAGCCTGCGTCGCAGGATTTCGGCTGGAAGCCCCGGACGTTTCATCCCCTGTTTGATCAATCGCCCGTCAAGAAACCGTCGTGA
- a CDS encoding class I SAM-dependent methyltransferase, producing MAWPNILDVVKIKLFPPNYDAWIAKSHTYKERLVSSGSAFAGQWRPLDHLSFADYSGDIINASHRHLADAPLGHQGVEFLIELGITGYLRRGDALKLYELAFRAPGDVLEAGTNKGLSTSILAQAVHDRGHGSIETIELDRGNSVEAERNLAGRPGSERVTFTVSDATRRMNELAVQGKTYGFIFIDHWHGYRATVDAAELAKELLVDGGFVMFHDFLDPGNADRRHVYGVYQAVLDVIVDDDRFSFAGVSGCCAIFQFDSVQAAR from the coding sequence ATGGCTTGGCCGAACATCCTGGATGTCGTGAAGATCAAGCTGTTCCCTCCGAACTACGACGCGTGGATTGCGAAAAGCCACACGTACAAGGAGCGTCTGGTTTCGTCAGGATCGGCTTTTGCAGGCCAATGGCGCCCGCTGGATCATCTCAGTTTTGCCGACTACAGCGGCGACATCATCAACGCGTCCCATCGGCATCTTGCTGATGCGCCGCTCGGGCATCAGGGCGTCGAGTTCCTGATCGAACTTGGCATCACTGGTTATTTGCGACGCGGCGATGCGCTCAAGCTTTATGAGCTGGCGTTCCGAGCTCCCGGAGATGTTCTGGAGGCCGGCACCAACAAAGGACTGTCAACTTCGATCCTGGCGCAGGCGGTTCACGATCGGGGCCACGGCTCCATCGAGACAATCGAGCTGGACCGCGGAAACAGTGTTGAAGCCGAGCGGAATCTCGCGGGACGCCCGGGTAGCGAGCGCGTAACGTTCACCGTCTCGGATGCGACGCGACGCATGAACGAACTTGCCGTGCAGGGGAAGACGTACGGCTTCATCTTCATCGATCACTGGCACGGATATCGGGCGACGGTCGATGCCGCCGAGCTAGCCAAAGAGCTGCTGGTCGATGGCGGGTTCGTCATGTTTCATGATTTCCTCGATCCCGGCAATGCGGATCGGCGGCACGTCTATGGCGTTTACCAGGCCGTGCTCGACGTCATCGTTGACGACGATCGCTTTTCCTTTGCGGGCGTCTCCGGGTGCTGCGCGATATTTCAGTTTGATAGCGTTCAAGCCGCTCGATAA
- a CDS encoding ABC transporter ATP-binding protein has product MSDLLAIDSLRAGYGEAVVLPNMSLRLAEGQVLALLGRNGTGKTTLINSIVGVTRRFSGNVTLGGTDVTTMRPDQRARAGIGWVPQERNIFRSLTVEENMTAVAQPGPWTVEKVYEMFPRLKERRSNFGNQLSGGEQQMLAIGRALTLNPKVLLLDEPTEGLAPIIVEELLKAIGTITRAGGICSIIVEQNAQKILGLADRVVILERGTIVHDAPSAALKADPSVLERHLGVAGAAAH; this is encoded by the coding sequence ATGTCTGACCTGCTCGCGATCGATTCACTTCGCGCCGGCTATGGCGAGGCGGTGGTGCTGCCCAACATGTCGCTGCGCCTTGCCGAGGGGCAGGTGTTGGCGCTGCTCGGGCGTAACGGCACCGGCAAGACCACGCTGATCAATTCCATCGTCGGCGTGACCCGCCGTTTCTCCGGCAACGTCACTCTCGGCGGCACCGACGTCACGACCATGCGGCCGGACCAGCGCGCGCGTGCCGGCATTGGCTGGGTGCCGCAGGAGCGCAACATCTTCCGCTCGCTGACGGTTGAGGAGAACATGACCGCGGTGGCCCAGCCCGGTCCCTGGACCGTCGAGAAGGTCTACGAGATGTTTCCGCGGCTGAAAGAGCGGCGGAGCAATTTCGGCAACCAGCTCTCCGGCGGCGAGCAGCAGATGCTGGCGATCGGCCGCGCGCTGACCCTCAACCCGAAGGTCCTGCTGCTGGACGAGCCGACCGAGGGCCTCGCCCCCATCATCGTCGAGGAGCTGCTGAAGGCGATCGGCACCATCACCCGGGCGGGCGGCATCTGCTCGATCATCGTCGAGCAGAACGCGCAAAAGATTCTGGGGCTCGCCGACCGTGTTGTGATATTGGAGCGCGGAACGATCGTCCACGACGCCCCGAGCGCCGCGCTGAAGGCCGACCCTTCGGTCCTGGAGCGCCACCTCGGCGTCGCAGGGGCGGCGGCCCACTAA
- a CDS encoding sugar transferase — protein sequence MKRAFDFAACALFLLVSWPVLLVIAIAIRLQSPGPAIFAQVRVGKGGHSFTCYKFRTMRAGTANVPTHQVEASSVTALGEYLRRFKVDEIPQLYNVVAGDMSLVGPRPCLPSQAALVEARKQLGVLAVLPGITGLAQSRGIDMTDPKRLAEVDAEYIRSQSFAGDLKLIWSTLRGHGVGVDRVVRDKPSG from the coding sequence ATGAAGCGGGCGTTTGATTTCGCGGCCTGCGCGCTGTTTCTTTTGGTTTCCTGGCCGGTCCTCCTCGTCATCGCGATAGCCATTCGGCTTCAGAGCCCGGGTCCAGCGATCTTCGCGCAGGTTCGCGTCGGAAAAGGCGGGCATTCATTTACCTGTTACAAGTTCCGGACGATGCGTGCGGGAACTGCCAATGTTCCGACCCACCAGGTTGAGGCGTCGTCGGTGACCGCGCTCGGTGAGTATCTTCGGCGTTTCAAGGTCGACGAAATCCCGCAGCTCTACAACGTGGTGGCTGGCGATATGAGCCTCGTCGGACCTCGGCCGTGCCTGCCGTCCCAGGCGGCACTGGTTGAAGCCCGCAAGCAATTAGGAGTCCTGGCGGTCCTCCCCGGTATAACCGGCCTTGCGCAAAGCCGGGGTATCGACATGACGGACCCCAAGCGTCTGGCGGAAGTCGACGCCGAATATATCCGCAGCCAAAGCTTTGCCGGAGATCTGAAGCTGATCTGGTCGACCCTGCGAGGGCATGGCGTGGGAGTCGATCGCGTCGTTCGGGACAAGCCCTCGGGCTAG